From Equus przewalskii isolate Varuska chromosome 2, EquPr2, whole genome shotgun sequence:
GGGGCAGGGTGACCGTGACCAGGGTCCTGCGCGCTCCAGCTCGCTGCCTCCTCTCCTCATCCGGAAGCACGGCGTCCCCGACTGGCGTGGCCAAAGACAGTGGCGGAGCTGCCCTTGGGAGCCACGACTCGGGACCACAGCCCACGAGAAAGCCTCCGAAAAACCCGGCGGAGgcgagggaggggcggggagccACTCACACGGCGAGAAACGGAGAGGTGGGTGGACCACGCGGTGCCTGCCCGCATTCATCCCGCCCCTCCCGCGCGGCCGGGGACGGGTGTCGCGAGGCCGCTGTGGCCGCCCCCTCTCCTCGGAGCTCGGTCATCCAGGGGGCCGCGGGCCAGCGAGGGTTAATGGGGGCGGGGCGTGGGGCGGCCCCGCCTCCACCGCCGCGCCGGGTCCGAGCCCGCACGGGGCGCGGGGGCGGGTCGGAGCGGGCGCGGCGGAGGGCGCGGCGCGCCGGGCGAGCGCGgggagcggcggcggcgcggcccgCGTGACCCACCGCCGGCGCCCGTGCGCCCGCGAGCCCGCGCCCCGCCGCGCCCGGCCCAGCCGCAGGATGCGCGCCCCGCCgctactgctgctgctggccGCCTGCGCGCCGCCGCCCTGCGCCGCGGCCGCCCCGACGCCGCCGGGGTGGGAGCCGGCGGCCGACGCGCCCTGGTGCCCCTACAAGGTGCTGCCCGAGGGCCCCGAGACGGGCGGCGGGCGCCTGTGCTTCCGCAGCCCCGCGCGCGGCTTCCGCTGCCAGGCGCCCGGCTGCGCGGCGCACGCCTCGGCCGGCCGCTCGCTGCGCGCCAGCGTCCTGCGCAACCGCAGCGTGCTGCTGCAGTGGCGCCTGGCGCCGGCCGAGGCGCGCCGCGTGCGCGCCTTCGCGCTCAACTGCTCGTGGCGCGGCGCCTACACGCGCTTCCCGTGCGAGCGCGTGCTGCTGGGCGCCTCCTGCCGCGACTACCTGCTGCCCGACGTGCACGACGGCGTGCGCTACCGCCTGTGCCTGCAGCCGCTGCCGCTGCGCGCCGAGCCTGCCGCCGCCTCCCCGGAGCCCGCCGGGCCGGCCGAGTGCGTGGAGTTCGCCGCCGAGCCAGCTGGCATGAGGGAGATCGTGGTGGCCATGACGGCGGTAGGCGGCTCCATCTGCGTCATGCTCGTGGTCATCTGCCTGCTCGTGGCTTACATCACCGAGAACCTCATGCACCCGGCCTTCGGGCGCCCCGGTCTGCGCAGGCAGCCCTGAAGCGCGAAGCGGCCCGCCCACCGGGGCTCTGCCTGCCCCACGAGTTCGTGGGAGGCCACAGGCGCTCCAGCCCGCTATCCCTTCCGCGTTCCTGCTCCCTCCTAGGATCTCCACGCAGGGCCTGCTGGAGACGGATAGGGCACCGGCCAGCCGCACCAGGACCTTGAAGTCGTCGCACGACCTTCTCAGCTGGACATCCGCATCCCAGACTTCAGCTCGGGACTGGCCTTTGGGCCTGGGCAGAGATGACAGCTGCGTCCAGGGCTCTCCCTGCTCTCCAGAGGCCTTTCTAGAGGCCGCCAGGACATAGAGCCCTTTCTAGCAAGAGCCATTGGCACCCGTGGGTCGTCACTCTACTCCTCCATCGTGTACCACTTTGGAAAAACTAGGCTGTCGTCCTTGCTTGGTCACTGTGCGCTTTACCAGCTCGAGGGGCCCCATTGGAGCCTATGCTTTGCCCGCCCCACCCCAGTGGGCTTAGGTTAGCTTCGTGCCTTAGTATCTGGGGCCCACTGCTGGAACCAACTCCTGGTCCTGTGCTGTCTGAGAGGGTCTGTGGCCCTGAAACTGGCTGGCTCGTGTGTGGTTCTCGCCAGAGCCCCCTGGGCATCCCCACTTCAAGATTTGCAGGAGTGTCGGGTGCGGGTAAAGAGAGTCTGTGGTGTTTTCCTACGTGGGTGTCTGACAAGCTGGGAGTCAAGATGTAGCTCAGCAGGCCAGGCCAAGCGTCCAGCTGCTGTGCCCAGGGGTGAGTGTCCTCTGACCTTGGGGGAAGCTGGCAGTTCTCCAGGGCCGGGCTACCCCGCTTCCTTTTGCGTGTGCTGCTTCTGACTGAGGACTTTCTATGGCAAGTGGGGACAGGTGGCTGGGAAGAGGGGACCTGGTCTGAAAGGACAGCGTTGGATCCAGAGGGCAGAATAGATGCCAGCCTTGCCCAGCTGGACTTTGTACTGTGGTCTGGATCCCAAGCCTCAGCCACAGCATGACAGATagcaccaccccaccccctcctcgAGCTGGTGGCTGGGAGCCCAGGATctggccagagatgctgctgccCGCCTAGAGTCCCAAGGTGGGCTGAAGGCTGACCTTGCCCCTCTCTGGGCAGACCTGAGCACCCTGGCCAGGGTTGCTTCTTGTGCCGATCACTTGGTGATGCCGAGTGCTGGGAGGGGTGTGGCACGGGATGCCGAGTTCTCCATGAGCCCCTGACTGTGACCACCCTGGACCTGGCACTTCTGGAGTCACTGTGGCTTAcccatccccaccctcacccaGTGGCCACCAGCGACCCCAGGTCCTGGCTGGTGCCTCCGAAGcacccactccccacctctctgTCTTTGCTCTGCCCGCCCCTGGCGTGGCACTAGTCAGGTGTGAGCCTGGCGCCATTATCTGTCAAAATGTCTATCATTCTTAGACCAAAACCGCCGTCTTGTGTGCTTATTCaagaggtgggaggaaaggacacagaataaggaggaggaggtggaccCCTTGCTCCCCAGCTCCTCTAAGCTCCTCGAGCATCAGCCCAGTGGCTGGCCCTGGACCCTTTGCCTGGTCAGGTGGGGTCAGTCCCAGGCTGGGTGCACAGGCACCCTGCCCTTGCAGCTTCTGGCAGAGGGACAAGCAGGGTGTCCCACTGCTGGTGTGCTCACAGACCTTGGGAAACCATCCTCCTGGGTCTGctgtgctgggtgggggtggggggcggcacCTGGTGCAGTTAGAAATAGCCCAGTCTCACAGCTGACCCACTTGAGCTGTGACAAGCAGCAATTAGGCAGCTCTAGGAGGGCCCCGTCCCTGGTCCGTGCCTCCCCATGCAGTGCCAGGGCTGGGAGTAGGGGACAGGATAAACCTGGGGCCCCAGTGTGTGGCATTCACTGGATCGCCACCTGCCCTCCCGCGTGGGCCCTCCCCCACCTTGGCTGTCCTTGAGATCCAAGAGCTGTGACCCTGAGGAGCCAGCTGGGGGCGGGCCAGGCTCTGAAGAGTGACTCATCTCCTCCGAGAGGTGGGGGTGTGACAGTGTGTCTAgacagcctgggggaggggtgaggtgggcaggagtgggaggggTTCCACCTCTATCCCGACTCCCTGGGAGCCCTTTGCCTGGGGAGACCCCAGGCCACCTGTGAAGTGCGCTCAGGTGTCTTCCGTGAGGGCAGAAGTGGGAGCTCCTGGCAGCCCAGTCTGATGTGCCCTGGTGTCCATCCTCTGGCTCCTGAGGGCAGTCAGGTTCCAGAGCTGGGGCCACATGGCTCTGCTGGAGCCATGGTGAAATTCCCTGAGGTcttgccctctgccctctccctccgGCCCTCCACCTGATTTGGGGCCCCGTTTGTGGGCTTGAGCTCAGGCCAGCTAGAGCCACAGGCCTGTCTTATCAGCCGATCCTCCATCTCCTGCAGCACTGACCCTCAGCCTTCTGCTCCAGAGATGCCTCTTTAGGGCTCCGTTGTGGGGGCTTCTTGGAGGTCCAGAGTCCAGCTTTGGGTCTGCAGAGGTGGAGCTGAGGAGGCCTGCCCCAGCACAGTCCAGCGATGAGCCCTGGCCTGGGAGACGACCTGCAGCTGGTGTCCAGGCAGAGGGCTTCTGCTTCTGAGCTCACGGTCATCCCCACAAGCTGCTCTCCCAAGGTGGCCCCACCATCCTCCCCGGGGTGCGGGGGACACCCAAGCTCCTGCCCCACGCTGTTGCCCCAGTCCACCTGGAGGACTGGCTGCACACCTCGTCCACAGGCTTCCCTCTTCCACCCCCCTCGAGGGCCGTGCCTCCTTCGCTCCCTCTCTCGTTGTGGCCTCTGCTCTTCTGGTCACCTCTGcagcctccctgtgcctcattCATCGGTCCAGACTGCTTTTCTCACTGGCGCCTGAAGATACTTAAGGTTCTAATTTTCTGTCATGGAATAGAGATAACTCTGCTCTGATTCCGAAGCACTGAAGGGCTGTCTGGGCTGTCGTCCTTGCTCTGCCTTTTTTAAGAGCCATGCGGCctttcagtgcctcagtttccccatctgtaaaatggaaacagtaaTAGGACCTAATTCACAGGCTTCTTGCAAGGCTTACGTCAGACTAGCCAGGTAGAGATAAATCGTAGCCATTGTTATTCGTGTCTTTGCCATGACTTAACGTGCCCTCTGGGCCAAGATCCCCAGGGCTATGTCCCCAGCCTGACCCTCCTCAAGCTCCAGACAGGTGGCCCTTGAAATTCTCACTATGTTGGCTGGTGTGTGCAAAATAGAACTCCTGATTCTCTGCTCAGCCCCACACTTGAATCCATG
This genomic window contains:
- the FNDC10 gene encoding fibronectin type III domain-containing protein 10; its protein translation is MRAPPLLLLLAACAPPPCAAAAPTPPGWEPAADAPWCPYKVLPEGPETGGGRLCFRSPARGFRCQAPGCAAHASAGRSLRASVLRNRSVLLQWRLAPAEARRVRAFALNCSWRGAYTRFPCERVLLGASCRDYLLPDVHDGVRYRLCLQPLPLRAEPAAASPEPAGPAECVEFAAEPAGMREIVVAMTAVGGSICVMLVVICLLVAYITENLMHPAFGRPGLRRQP